A genomic stretch from Caloenas nicobarica isolate bCalNic1 chromosome 3, bCalNic1.hap1, whole genome shotgun sequence includes:
- the LOC135987718 gene encoding small basic protein 1-like — MRVICMVFAVLLLFSLATLGYGQHKGACPGYCSYMCDKTDEWGFSHSCGKMYCCIPSPKKGK, encoded by the exons ATGAGGGTGATCTGCATGGTCTTTGCTGtgctcctgcttttctccttggCCACCCTAG GGTACGGGCAGCACAAGGGTGCTTGCCCTGGGTACTGTTCCTACATGTGTGACAAAACGGACGAGTGGGGTTTCAGCCATTCCTGCGGGAAGATGTACTGCTGCATCCCCTCAcccaaaaagggaaaatga